The Campylobacter sp. MIT 99-7217 genome includes a window with the following:
- a CDS encoding DMT family transporter: MQKTNLAWALVIFGGIVECFWVSGLKYANSFALYIFTGLGILISFCCMLYAMKRIEVSVAYAVFVGIGTAGVVLSEIFFFHEPFSLLKVILIAVLLFGVIGLKFTSKEYDDDFVKEVSKDLGLDELEQTRTDR, encoded by the coding sequence GATTTTTGGTGGTATTGTTGAGTGCTTTTGGGTAAGTGGGCTTAAATACGCCAATAGCTTTGCCTTATATATTTTTACCGGACTTGGTATATTGATTTCTTTTTGTTGTATGCTTTATGCGATGAAAAGGATAGAAGTAAGTGTTGCTTATGCTGTTTTTGTGGGCATTGGAACGGCTGGAGTTGTTTTAAGTGAAATTTTCTTTTTTCATGAGCCTTTTTCTTTGCTTAAGGTGATCCTTATCGCTGTTTTGCTTTTTGGAGTTATCGGACTTAAATTTACAAGTAAAGAATACGATGATGACTTTGTGAAAGAAGTTTCTAAGGATTTAGGACTTGATGAGTTAGAACAAACAAGGACTGATCGATGA